The following are encoded together in the Deltaproteobacteria bacterium genome:
- a CDS encoding GIY-YIG nuclease family protein: protein MDKQFCVYILASKRNGTLYLGVTSQLATRVWQHKSKVVEGFSAKYGVDKLVYYEAHGCAETAIVRE, encoded by the coding sequence ATGGACAAGCAGTTCTGCGTTTACATCCTGGCCAGCAAACGGAACGGCACGCTGTACCTTGGGGTGACCTCACAGCTGGCAACGCGGGTGTGGCAGCATAAGAGCAAGGTAGTGGAGGGTTTTTCGGCCAAGTACGGCGTTGACAAGCTGGTCTACTACGAAGCGCACGGCTGCGCAGAGACCGCAATCGTGCGGGAGA